TTAGATTGATAGATATCTCAGATTCACTGTAATTCTTAAACActatttgataaattaatataatgctttggaaaaaaaatataaccaaAAGCAAAAGTAAATTTACTTTTGGAGCAACATATAATGTTAACATTTTAATCAGAAAGTATAATAttccttttgtatttttgcTGAATTTTggaattttgtataataaaaaaaaaagaatttttgaatacaacaaattctttcctttctagaTTTCCAAGTCCTACTTTATcgtgataaatttaaaaatctaaCCTTAAACCTGACTATGTgggttataaaaaaaaaatgtaaaattgatttattaaacaaatgtaTTTTCATTGTTGAGGACTCATACCGTAGACACAATATTGATAATTTGTgtgttattatttctaaattggTTGACAATTTAAATGCTAACTTTACTACTTATACACAtttgttacatatattatggtataattattaatagtcGTTTCTTCAAAAGTGACGTTACTCTTATCAAGTAATATTCCATTATAGTTTATAagttttcatataatattgcattaaACTAATTACTTATCTTACATAACATTAATGGAGGATGGTATTATGCATTTACTTGCCTTTgatacttatttttataaaaactggTTTTATTTAGAGTATAGAGATACTCCTTAAATAGTTTATTTAACGTGTCCAATTTAGTACACGAAGTAACGTGttaatatacttaataaaaacattatgttatatatataaaaaagaaatattacactTATTACCTATACATCTTCTcagtaaaaataattgtatgtaGTGTTTGCATTGCATAAATAAAGTGATCATAGAAATAGTaaaatagtattttatatcgaaaaataataataataataaaaaaaaaaaaagaaagaaattattctcttattattaaatcgatttaccAAACGCAAGTATGAATTTTACTCTGTAAATATGCTAAACCAGCTAGCATAATTGACAAAACAATATTTAGAATTATtgctaatttataaaattctatgcATCATGAGTTTCATCATTTTTGCagtaaacaatattatatcattaaagaattatatgtttaaaatcagagttatttttaattatagaaattataattgtttaaaaaaatctttaaaaaaaaatatttttataaaaaacaaatatacttttttaaagatataacaataagaaatattaagatataacTTTTGTAAATCATCAATCTTATGAGTAAGCTGTTATAGTTGTAATAGAActataattacaaaaagaatatattcataaatgcAAAATGTTTgcattacattttttcataaaatatgattacgtattttatttaactaaAACTTCTCAAATTGTAGTgaacatatttttcatgaGTATATATGCCTATTTTGTTATTtcctattttaaatattaatatttggattatatttattgGCTAATATTGGTCCTTGCTACTATAGCAactttatattgatttttacaGCAGTTGATCTTTCATAGCATATATTCATGAATAGAACATTAATTGTAATTACATTTCAATCAATTTGATGAGTATAATAAAGACCAAAATTGGCCAAAAAATACTATTCCATTAGCTAAAACACTTTTTTGGTCTTTTAAAATGCATTCTATATGTTTTGAATTATTATGTTTAATATAGGTGTAagttatatcaatattttgaaataactaatttttcaatggatgcaatttataataaagaaaagtaaataaacaataaattttatttatcatagaaattaattaaataaaaagtgataaaaaagataaataatataatttttttttaaatatgttgaACAATAAATGTaagtatttcaattatataaatattatagatcaaatgaaaaatgtttataataaaacaacatGTTACACAGTTATTTtcaagtaacaaaaaaataaaatccactgaaaaaattttctttttttttttttataaatatgatattctttatatatatggtCCTGTTATATTTAGTGCAAGTGTATATAATTCTGCtctttttacaaaatgtaTACTGGTTTTCTTACCAAAATTTCTATACTTGCCTTTTGGATGTTCTATAATAATGTGCTCATTTGCAATTCtgatttaaaatttgtttcaatttgttttaaatagataattagaatttttgatattctgagaaaaatttctcatatatgttaataatacaTGCTTAAATTTTATCATACTTAGATAATACCATATGTATTGTATCTAAGCTGATCTAAGTATTTCTAATCAATATGCCTTGCTTATATAGCAAATTTCGTACTTACAAATATAGCATTAGACATACACTATCATATAGTAATTCTTTGATATTACTaatgtatctatattatacacctatttatattatatatgattttgAAGTAATAGTATTTTATCCAAATTGCTTTTTAATATGTCATTTtcaattacataaattatatgtatatacattgtgttgatttatataaaaacaatattgctaataattgcaaaattattatttctctttcacaatAAAAATGCTGATGGTtgcatttaatatttataatttagttCCAACAAAAGtttgcatttttataaaatttgcacattaaatgtttcattaataGAGATCAAAAGATCATATACATGATAGATCTgcgaattatatttaaaagaattatatatgatattaccAAAATATCTCTAATTAGTAACTTTGTGCAGTCAATATGTTTCAAaagattatagaaattataaacgtatataataaCTCTTTAATAGCCGAAAGCGCAATACAGAATGcttataatttttcgataattcttagaatatattgaaataaacatcATTTTTAAACTGcactatatacatgtacacatacatatataattacctATTATGCATATCACATAACTTTTTCCgcatatttaaagaaattgaaCACGCTGGTTCGATATTATAAAGTCTCACAATTCTGCAGTATTATTTGTTTCAATGCTCTACaaaacatgaaaaaatttttatgtgaTTCTGGAATGTAGTACACAATgtatataagattttatttcaagaaatcttgaatatgttaattaacattatcaaatatatattatatatatatatatacttgacCTTCCTTCTTTTGCATATATCCTTGTTTGCTAGTTTACATCCTTTTACAAGATGTATCTTGGAATTTATTTAAGATagtttagaatatattttgttttagctCCCATGGCAGCATTTactgtgaaatatatattaaaattctcttggtagttttcttaattatataattgaaaagattTGCAAAtcgtttgtaatataaaatctgtgaatatatatatgttaaattttgagaattgaataatataaataaattggcAGTTAAAAGTAGTTGTAAATTATAGTACAATGTCTGCtgaattaacaataaaaattatttttaattcataattgTTCAATATTACACATACTAATGCTTGTTATGAATATTTAGCaaaactattataaaattaattatatttcgtactataatattatttattaaattgattaaccaatagattttaattatttcacatAATAACAACAGGAAATTAAAACTCTATATTGcatgtgtgggtgtgtgtatatagtttgatattttgtttatgtattagcaattgaaaaagataatgtaccttaatttatcataaatatgaTAGGAGacagttatttatatatatatatattactagatACATGAAGACCATTTTCAATTGATTGTACAAAAAAGTTTACTttgcaatattattattcacatTAGTAAAAAGATATTGCCTACTTATACttgtacaaaatatattacatgcaaattatatattttatgaaatagcAGCattagtataattaataatattatgatagCATAGTACAATGAATATACCACACTTAAGTATTgctgataaaatttatattctgaAACATAGTAAATTTAtgttttgaattaaaaataatatattctgtaCAAATAAGATGTAAAAGCGATCGTATTTGAATTGATCGATAGACTCATCTACATTAGTTTCTTGTCTCACTTGAATCTAAAAGGAACGTGTTGACATATGTAATAGTAAGTGCTGATGACACTGTAAGTTGCTCCCATTAGGCAACAAtagtaacaacaataacaactaGTTACACATTAGAAAGTCTGGGAAGCAACGTGGAGAAGTATAAGGAATTCCAGGATTTTAACCACGCTGCAAGTGGCCACGGTCACACACTATCTGGACTACTTGTTTCATCACCGCATACTTGTTCAGCATCACTGTCACTAGGTGGGCTAGGTTGCTCAAGTTGATATTGATTATATTCATGAATATGATCCTGGTGATGTTGCAGAAGAGCATGATGATGGTAGCAGGGATGATGTTCTTCTATACGTTGATGTAGATTATCAATGTGAACTTCTTGAACAGGTCTTTTAACTTTGTGACATAACAGGCATACAAACAGAACAACTAAAATAGAAGCTGCAACAGATACTGCTGGGATGACATAGGTATCTGCTGATATCGTAGCAACACCtgtaaatttatgaataaaatctGTTTGATTGTGTattgttacatatataatccaatacttttttaaatctcacatgaaatatctatgtacattttatcaatatgtacaaactttgtttcttttatattattgaagcacctaaacaataaaattattgatcgcAATACATCTAACAAATAGAATTCATTACAATTTCTATAGTGCTAAAGTTTTTAGAAGGATCTTGGTGTcaatatagataattataaatttttatttgcaaacTCTCAAGGTTATTGATGGAAACTACAAGAGAAAGGTCGACAATACAATTCAGGAAATATTTTGCAAGACTcacaaaaagaatataaaaacacaTGCATTTATATGATTAAGAGGgacataataaataacatcCTGCATGCTTTTTGATTTCAGTGTTACcacatataattttaatatttaaagaaattatgtaCTGTAAAAACTGCCGATGTTATGTTGTTACAGTGAtcaagaattattatatttttctagaaGAAGTAAATGACACCATATATTATTTCCTGTAAAACaggtttaaaaaattaaatatgggTAGtacaattaacaaaaaaataaaaatatgttttagtattctaatacatatttcatatttgtTGATTCCAATAATCAATGCTAGCAGTTGTTAATGTTTTCTATTGTTAAGTGTTAATGTTATTAATGCTACGTAATGATTACAAAACTTGTCTATTATAAAACAATGACTCAGGAATTGCTGTAAGAAAAGCTGTCTTTATTGGAAACACATCAATCACTTCAAGAATTTCATGTGGTATGATGTGCAATACTGTGAGAGAACTCACGTGATAAGGGAGATAACATGCCGGATCGTCGGAAGCTTCATGAGGGGCTCAGATGGCCACGAACACAAAgcacagagagagaagaagcatGGCAGAGACTCCAGCCAGTGCTGGTGACAATGGGGCTGATGCTGCACCTGCGACACCACACAAGCATTCATCCGCTCAATCCTACCACTCTCTCACCTGTACACACGTGTACAACTACTTACCCAGAAGTTAAAATTTAGTATGTATAGGCATCGcgtatcatctttttttatgagtGACTTTTGTGTTATCGACGCTTTGGAATCGATTATTATGTATTCTATATATtgttaagaattaatttttttataatttattcaataactatatatgtactgcatatatacatataatttattaaacactcgtttcttttttatttaaacaaatatgaTAATACATGCTTCGTGCAGTATCTACAAATTTTATGTGGTATACGTATATTTGCTTGGGATTTTATTAGGTATGTGATAGTAGTGAACAGTATAAagatttagaaagagagagattataaggaaaattattaaatttaaatataataaaaaataaaaaataaatcaaggaCAATTGTATAACatctaatatataacaaattttcctggaaacattaatatttttactgtgtccagaaaaatgaataagattataatatagaattacAGTTATAcctttaataaatacattcatTTCATTAATACTGAACGAGTCATGTATCTCGTTATAgaacgttaataaaatatttaaaaattccataatacaaaaagaaaatatatatatagagagagagagagagagaaagacacttCCATGTACAAATGTAGTCATTAACAGATTTCACATCAAATTATTTGTTCATTCTTTAATTACTCTTTtatgatacatttgtgaaccATTTATACATGGTATTAAATGTATAACAAGAATgcatataaatttcaatgtgAATATCAGTAATAACCACAATTGTATTACGCTACTGTATATGAATAATTCACGCGAatatagaaatcgtataagcAAAAGACAACATCAAAATACATTAAAAgaagattttgaaaatatctattattttcaaaacttACAGTTCTCTTCGTCCGATGTATCGTTCGGCCCacaatttttgattttattacatCTCAACGTTTTTGAAATACAATACTTATTTTTGCTGCAAAGAAATTGATTTGGACAATCACcgtttatatttatctctgtCCATATTGCTCTAAAACCAAGCTGTCCAACCGCTTTATCTGCTGATATGAAACTGTAAAtattatgtacaatatatattcagTATCATTAtaacatgaaaaaagaatataagaaataaatgtttaccTAAGACgcatattattatcttctgaTACAAAGCTCCAAttggtattattatttttagcaCCACAAAGCTCAATTGGCGCGGACGAACTAGAATACCACATACGTAGTACTGCTGCAGGGCAACCTCGTGCTAAAGaaacatttagaaaaaaaaaaaaagagaaaacaatataatatatatatacgtaataagacaatacaatatatacgtattcattaCTTACCAGTTTGATCACCTTCTACAGAAAACTTATcaaaattcaataatatttgttgATTCGGTCGTACTTTTATGAACCAATTACATGTTTTACTAGCAAACTTTTTCGACGGGCCACCATATTTCTTTGGATAATTAGGACTAGTTATTATTCCATAATTCAAACTGCTAATATTTGATCCACAATCTGTAATAATATCATGATATTAAATGAagtaatcaataaatattatattctttagtTTCTTACCTCCAAAAATTGGTTTTGCTACCTCGAAAGTGTAACGCGCTTTAAATCCGCTATAAACTTTTTCGGAATCTGAAtgtaaaattacttttaaacCGAGAGCACCAAGAGTTGATTCTACTGGTCCTGGAGCAGTCATACCACAGTACCTGcctattaatttttctgtattatCGCGATACATAGTATAAATTTCTAACCAGTCGTTTTTACATAAAGTTAATCTgtaaaaagatagaattaaaaacttattaaaatctatattacagtatttcaatttcaatctttttaacATAGtttagaaaatcattttttatctcacCCATAGTGACCGATCGTTAGATTCACATTACTGGTTCTAATTTTAAAATGATCAAATATCAATGTCACTTGTTCATTCGGcgtcgaataaaagaaataagtacaATTTGTATCACTTGGATAATTACTAGGATATCGTGGGGAATTAAAATCTCCCTTTTTTCGAGAGGAACTTCTGTATCTAAATATACAGGTACCATCTGGTTCTGCTGTTCCAGGTATTTTATATTCTGTCTCAAAAGTAtacctataatatataaaaacatatattacaaatatatgtaataaatatttctttttaacatattttgatatttaccGTGCTTTAAAACCTTTTCCTTGGTATTCTCCACTGCTAAATACCATAACAAGTCTTGGGCCATCGCTAACTACATGTTCTGGATTATTTTTCACACCACATAATTCataatcaaatttatcatAAGAATCAGTTGTTTCTTGACCTTTCAAATATAGTTTTAAGTAACCATCAGTACATGCAGGACTATAAACAATAAGCAAGAAAATATGATTTCAGTTATATAtggttgtatatatatttatataattatacttactcttctttaaattcatttcttggaatttcaaatattacaaattccaAGCGAACGCGTTCAAGATGTTGTATATCTTGCATtccataaataaaataacggcATACAACTTTTGGCATATAAGGAAATGGGAAATTAGGACTAACCACAAATCCAGAAGActtctttttacttaaaatCTTCTGATCACATTCCGAGCCTCGTATATGTTCACCATTATAACTGGTTATAAAGTCTAAACATAAAAggtaatacaaattttaaatctaatttttaCTTGTatctttaagaaaatatatatataaatatttacctaatttaacaaaactttctgaaaattcaaaaattccTTTAAAACCACGATTTTGCGTATTCGCTGTACGCTGAAGAGtaacaaataatacaaatagatTGGATTCTGATGAATATAATACCAAATTGCGTTGTTGCCCACAATATGTTCCAATAGTAGTAGATGTATTGTCGAGTCCATCATATACTTTTACATAATCCAAAGGGCaactataatataacattgtcTCATTTCATTATTcctatgttataaaaaaatattataaaatcaaaatacataCTGCGGCCCGCCAAAGAATAAGTCAAAATCTCGAAACTCCAAGCGTATTCTTTGACTTGGTTTTCCAATGAATTGATAACTACATGAAAGATCTTTTGGATACGTTCCTGGATAAGTCGGAGATAATAAGTTTCCAATACGTTTAACATCTGAATTTATTGTGAAAGAACATGGTGCACTTGGTATTGGTGTTCCAATTTCAAATACGGCTGtgtaaatataacattaatttatttataatcatatattcaATAAGAAAGCCTTTCAATTGTTTTCATATAacttatcttttaaataacttACATGCAttgataaaagtatatatccCACTGAATAGGGTAGGtaacgttatatttttatcagtaTAGAAACTGAGAGCAATGCcttgataaagagaaatacgTTTTCGAGGTGGAATTGGGCCACAGAAACGACCTCCAAATGGTGTTTCTATTAACTTGGTAGTGTTATCTGAACGAATTTCCGAATATATATCCATGTATTCATGGCTacaactgaaaaaaaaagaaaaaaatattaaaattttttataaagaaattgataGAAGATCAACGCAAagattaaaatgattataaaattccttttaattattggaggaaatttaatattttaataaacactCGTTAAAAATAGAACTCACGCAGGTAATTCTCCAACAGCAGATCCACTGTAGAGAACAGACATATATTTGAGACAGTGATTTAGAAAGCAATATATTATACCCAATAATCATTTGTTATATTACTTACGCTGGTGGCCTGCCTCGAAGGCCAAATGTAGTAAAAATAAGTTCCACGCGTTGACGTGGTCCTGCTAAAAACATGTAAATGCACTGCCAAGATGATCCTTCTAGATTTATTAGTGTAGGTGCATAGAAAGTTCCATTTTGCGGCCCATCAGGAGTGCTTATAAATTTTTGATCGCACtctaaaaacaaatattatacaatgtaATCCATAAATTGTAATCcataaatcataattataacaaatgtGTTTATAAAAGCtcatctataaaatatacttgtGATTGAATGCAGTATAAATGTTATTACCAAAAGTATAATGTTATAACCAAAATAAATGACATACTTAATATTTTGGCAGTGGTGAGACGTCCCGGTGGTGGTGGCAGTGATGAAATGTGGTCTTGCTTTGGCAGTGGAGCCTTAATTACCTCACGGGCTGAATTCAGGAATGATGATGAATCAAAGAACCGCAACAATATCCACCGCCACCGGGAACACACCATaccatattaatttatattatacataataattacagaattaaaaaagattataatttctttaaaaattatagtagtaattgaaaacaaaatatatattgagtATTTGTAAAACAGAATTTTAtccttaattaaaatattacccTTATCTAATcttctatatttaataacaataacaataacaataataataataataataataataataataataataataataataataataataataacaataacacaacaacaataataataacaataacacaacaacaataatagtaacacTAACCTGTAGTATTGTTTGGGAAGAGTAACAATAAGAGCAAGACAAAGGCAGGAGAAGCATAACTATTCCCAGAGATATGCCAAAGTATTGAAGCCATATTGCATcctatgataataattacatttcttataagcaataaataatatgtacatatgtatataaaattatattcatatttttatataaatatgataaaacaaTAGTCAATAAAggttaataacaataattaccATATCGTCAGTGTCTATTCCACACATAGGAAGAGCAAGGAAAACTAATCCAAAAGATCATCTGTAAAgcatgattaatattttatgtacacTTTTatgtacattaaaaatattgaataatagaaaaaaaataataaattgcttAGATCAGAGATGTCGAATTAGGTATTCATAGCCATTCTCATCCTTTATCACACTTTACAACTtcacataaaaattttcttctcttctatcaTTTATACTTTCCaagtaaaataatcgaagatCATGACGCTTACATTTGTTTCACAGATAatgaatctttctttttttattatatgtaattttttctttattataacatatacaaACGAGAATATTGTAACGCGCAAAGAAACAGTTTTTCGACAGCCCTGATTTGGACTTAAGgtacatgtacatatttacGAGGCTTGAAGTTTTTATGAAGTATTCGTTTTATGTCACGTACGTGCGTACGGGTCAAGATGCCGCCGAATTTCAAACAAatctatacaatatttatacgatcaaataattcttatattcTCAAGAAAtggtaaatattaataaaaagtagtTAGTATATATTGGAACATTCGCAAGTAATAATACTCAATAAATTCGGTAAGCAATTTcagtaatataattaaataatatgaatactcgaaaaattaaaaaaagtattttacaaAGTGATCAAAGCTtttcattgattattatttaacaaagacaaaaaagaaataaaaagaaaaagaaaaaataaggtcATGTTTTTGTATCGTTACTGACCTACATACGAACAATCATTAAAAGTatcatatttgaattaaacTGATCCAACGATCAGCATAACGAATTTGCCACGCCCTTGAACAAAGCacattctttttcatatccTGAAGGGTGGAACGATCGAACGTCATTTTCcctctattcttcttttttttccgataAATATGACTGCTTGAAAGAGTAATAAAACGTGAACAAGTtttcagaaagaaagacaaatagaaaaaaagaaacaaaaaacagaaacagaagaaaggaaatagagaaaaaaataataataaatcaaaaccGCGCCCATGCGCTTAACAAACGGTGATAATAAGGTCAATAACAGTAtctcaaattattatttttttttttttctaaagaaataattgaacaACAATTACTAATCTAATTGACCTAgtttattagagaaaaaaaatatatatatctatacaacCCTACATATTTAAGACATTACCAATATCCCATGCATGTAGGTTACAAAAGTGTATGTGTACCATGGTCCCACCCGTTACAGTCCGGGTCACCACCCCTCTGCGGCATATAAACCCGACCGTGCATATCGAATGAGTCAAGATCCAAAGGATGAAAAGGATGTCCTTtcgagaaaattcttttaataaaagatatcatTACTATACGTTAAAGTCAAAGATTCATTTCTCTATCGGTAGCACGCATGCACATACGGGGTAAGCACGCACGACGCACGCACCTCTCGTTcaacatactatatataatatatctgtgTACAACAAATTAAAACGTTTAACTTCTTCAAGACTCGTTttatacttgaaaaaaataaatatgcaaTTACGCCAGAAACGAGGACATTCATGAacacccttcttcttctttttaatcttattaatatcCTGTTTTAACGAACTagttaattaacattttgaATAGAcgtatttttgttaaaattcgATCACCGTTTTGACGTAGAatgcatataaatttatttttataaaggaaatgataaattaaatttttatcagcATTTGATCGGCCGAATTtgatctattatatataagttttcttttttcttttcttttctttttttttcattttaccgTGCACTgtgtctgtttcttttcttcttcttgattaTTAACGGTGTAGAAAATAAGGGCGTCAAGGTAATGGAAGCAACGCGGAACCATCACTGGCAAATACACGCGAAGAAGCACCCGCAGAGGTGCAAGTATCGTCTAAGT
The sequence above is a segment of the Vespula vulgaris chromosome 12, iyVesVulg1.1, whole genome shotgun sequence genome. Coding sequences within it:
- the LOC127068080 gene encoding tolloid-like protein 1 isoform X4; translated protein: MASILWHISGNSYASPAFVLLLLLLFPNNTTAREVIKAPLPKQDHISSLPPPPGRLTTAKILKCDQKFISTPDGPQNGTFYAPTLINLEGSSWQCIYMFLAGPRQRVELIFTTFGLRGRPPAGSAVGELPACSHEYMDIYSEIRSDNTTKLIETPFGGRFCGPIPPRKRISLYQGIALSFYTDKNITLPTLFSGIYTFINASVFEIGTPIPSAPCSFTINSDVKRIGNLLSPTYPGTYPKDLSCSYQFIGKPSQRIRLEFRDFDLFFGGPHCPLDYVKVYDGLDNTSTTIGTYCGQQRNLVLYSSESNLFVLFVTLQRTANTQNRGFKGIFEFSESFVKLDFITSYNGEHIRGSECDQKILSKKKSSGFVVSPNFPFPYMPKVVCRYFIYGMQDIQHLERVRLEFVIFEIPRNEFKEDPACTDGYLKLYLKGQETTDSYDKFDYELCGVKNNPEHVVSDGPRLVMVFSSGEYQGKGFKARYTFETEYKIPGTAEPDGTCIFRYRSSSRKKGDFNSPRYPSNYPSDTNCTYFFYSTPNEQVTLIFDHFKIRTSNVNLTIGHYGLTLCKNDWLEIYTMYRDNTEKLIGRYCGMTAPGPVESTLGALGLKVILHSDSEKVYSGFKARYTFEVAKPIFGDCGSNISSLNYGIITSPNYPKKYGGPSKKFASKTCNWFIKVRPNQQILLNFDKFSVEGDQTARGCPAAVLRMWYSSSSAPIELCGAKNNNTNWSFVSEDNNMRLSFISADKAVGQLGFRAIWTEININGDCPNQFLCSKNKYCISKTLRCNKIKNCGPNDTSDEENCERVVGLSG